A genomic window from Zalophus californianus isolate mZalCal1 chromosome 13, mZalCal1.pri.v2, whole genome shotgun sequence includes:
- the AQP7 gene encoding aquaporin-7 isoform X3, with amino-acid sequence MVSFQHRTSEEPTDAFEKPGLPVFGLGSVAHMVLGGKFGSFLGVNLGFGFGVTMGVHMAGNISGAHMNAALTFTNCALGRMSWKKFPVYILGQFLGSFLAAATIYCLFYSAIIEFSGGRLTVTGPIATASIFATYLPDHSTLWRGFLDEVLVTGMLQLCLFAITDKENNPALQGTQALVIGILVVVIGVSLGMNTGYAMNPSRDLPPRFFTYIAGWGIQVFRARDWWWVPVVAPLLGAYLGGIIYLVFIGSTIARRPQILEDSMVYEDRRIPVLPKTMPNPPMTSPLTPVSVSPINRPSVRTVPPLSDPIHLEHF; translated from the exons GTGTTTGGCCTCGGCTCCGTGGCCCATATGGTTCTAGGAGGTAAATTTGGGAGCTTCCTCGGTGTCAACTTGGGTTTCGGCTTCGGAGTCACCATGGGAGTGCACATGGCTGGGAACATCTCTG gGGCCCACATGAATGCGGCCTTGACCTTCACCAACTGTGCACTAGGCCGCATGTCCTGGAAGAAGTTTCCCGTGTACATCCTGGGTCAGTTTCTGGGTTCCTTCCTGGCTGCTGCCACCATCTACTGCCTCTTCTACT CAGCCATTATTGAATTTTCGGGTGGACGTCTGACAGTGACTGGTCCCATAGCCACCGCTAGCATTTTTGCCACCTACCTTCCTGACCACTCAACGTTGTGGAGGGGCTTCCTGGATGAG GTGCTAGTGACAGGAATGCTCCAGCTATGTCTCTTCGCCATCACGGACAAGGAGAACAACCCAGCACTGCAAGGGACACAGGCCCTGGTGATTGGCATCCTCGTTGTTGTCATTGGAGTGTCCCTGGGCATGAACACAGGATATGCCATGAACCCATCCCGGGACCTGCCTCCCCGCTTCTTCACTTACATTGCTGGCTGGGGTATACAGGTCTTCAG GGCCCGGGACTGGTGGTGGGTGCCAGTGGTGGCGCCACTCCTAGGTGCCTACTTAGGTGGCATCATCTACTTGGTCTTCATTGGCTCCACCATCGCACGGAGGCCCCAGATATTGGAGGACTCTATGGTGTATGAAGACCGCAGAATACCCGTGTTGCCCAAGACCATGCCAAACCCACCCATgacctctcccctcacccctgtctctgtgtctcccaTCAACAGACCTTCAGTCCGAACTGTCCCACCCTTAAGTGACCCCATCCACCTAGAGCACTTCTAA